One genomic segment of Pseudomonadota bacterium includes these proteins:
- a CDS encoding SMP-30/gluconolactonase/LRE family protein, which yields MAAATGIVLVGVVAYLCAWPVPAEPRSWIAPVPPGYVGAFAPNTRLADLRTIDLGADSGPEHIAIGPDGKLYAAMNGGALLRMQPDGANRETFANTGGRVLGFDFDAQGRMIAADAMKGLLAIAPDGSIRVLADRVSADDPIRYANSIVVARDGTIYFTDASGRFAPSDWGGTLEASVLDILEQAATGRVLAHDPATGLTRIVAHGFSFANGIALSADEQTLFVSETGRYRIWKVDHAARDLDVRSGSLQASVLIDNLPGYPDNLMRGRDGRIWAGLFRPRNPAADGLSQKPAMRKILLRLPSSLLPVGDPYGHVFAFTEDGRVVEDLQDPAGVYPQTTGVTETADRLYIHSLNAPKIGWLPRPASEDIYVLRSIREVKAPEVDWCAASRTGFEPFATDAERFFSFWSIRSQPEDGRVVDVKQTRVAELRACFGATPERARQYFYAEIQLGEVSFRGSGECLALMTDFPEPGLFPVRCQLVLSGLPAPYVGGLLTTNTITSAARFGGESNPPGYTQASIATIRLWRRAHQ from the coding sequence GTGGCCGCGGCAACGGGAATCGTGCTGGTGGGCGTCGTGGCGTATCTATGCGCTTGGCCCGTGCCCGCGGAACCGCGGTCGTGGATCGCGCCGGTGCCACCGGGTTACGTCGGCGCGTTTGCACCCAATACACGCCTCGCGGATCTGCGCACGATCGATCTCGGCGCCGACTCCGGGCCCGAGCACATCGCGATCGGCCCGGATGGCAAGCTCTACGCCGCGATGAACGGTGGCGCGCTGCTGCGCATGCAGCCCGACGGCGCGAATCGCGAGACGTTTGCGAACACGGGCGGACGGGTGCTGGGGTTCGACTTCGACGCACAGGGCCGGATGATCGCGGCGGACGCCATGAAGGGTCTGCTCGCCATTGCACCCGATGGATCCATTCGCGTGCTGGCTGACCGCGTGAGTGCGGACGATCCGATCCGCTACGCCAATTCCATCGTCGTCGCGCGCGACGGAACTATCTACTTCACCGACGCTTCCGGACGTTTCGCACCCAGCGACTGGGGCGGCACGCTCGAGGCGAGCGTGCTCGACATCCTCGAGCAGGCGGCGACCGGCCGGGTGCTTGCGCATGATCCCGCGACCGGGCTCACCCGCATCGTGGCGCATGGGTTCTCGTTTGCCAACGGCATCGCGCTGTCCGCCGACGAGCAGACGTTGTTCGTGTCCGAGACGGGCCGCTACCGGATCTGGAAAGTCGACCATGCGGCGCGCGATCTCGACGTGCGCAGCGGTTCGCTGCAGGCGAGTGTGCTAATCGACAACTTGCCTGGTTATCCGGACAACCTCATGCGTGGCCGCGATGGCCGCATCTGGGCCGGCCTGTTCCGGCCACGCAATCCGGCGGCGGATGGACTGTCGCAGAAGCCCGCGATGAGAAAAATCTTGTTGCGCCTGCCCAGCTCGCTGTTGCCGGTCGGCGATCCATATGGGCACGTCTTTGCATTCACCGAGGATGGCCGGGTCGTCGAAGACCTGCAGGATCCCGCTGGCGTCTATCCGCAGACCACGGGTGTCACGGAAACCGCGGATCGTCTCTACATCCACAGCTTGAACGCGCCAAAGATCGGATGGCTGCCGCGCCCGGCATCGGAAGATATCTACGTCCTGCGCAGCATCCGGGAAGTGAAGGCACCCGAAGTCGACTGGTGTGCGGCTTCGAGAACCGGCTTCGAGCCGTTCGCCACCGACGCCGAGCGATTCTTTTCGTTCTGGAGCATTCGCTCGCAGCCGGAAGACGGCCGCGTCGTGGACGTGAAACAGACTCGCGTCGCGGAACTGCGCGCCTGCTTCGGCGCAACGCCCGAACGCGCGCGGCAGTACTTCTATGCCGAGATCCAGCTCGGCGAGGTCTCGTTTCGCGGCAGCGGCGAATGCCTCGCGCTCATGACCGACTTCCCCGAGCCCGGCCTGTTTCCCGTTCGTTGTCAGCTCGTCCTGAGCGGCCTGCCGGCACCGTACGTCGGCGGACTTCTGACGACCAACACGATCACCAGTGCCGCCCGCTTCGGCGGCGAATCGAACCCACCCGGCTACACACAGGCGTCGATCGCCACGATCCGGTTGTGGAGGAGAGCACACCAATGA
- a CDS encoding VOC family protein, with amino-acid sequence MPEHQTTDDTDHQRRVVLQAAGFAMVGGLAAATSTTADAAPYGRAPGNAATDGAPLGARLQGVQHFGLTVQSMDRAYAFYTDVLGGTEVMRDGDFQGERIHNTLLTDQEIEARVRRVNPRTLGIPDLKGGAQRLDVRFIQFDNVVIELLQYRDATQSAGSGAAFAEPLDHMSPAFPRMMHICFHIRDDVDFNKFIADLEAESARRGMPQVRANRVLTVTTEQERLAAPLDANSNGITEGKSNGWRLIYCKGPEGEQLEFVQALGPVKRTFDDALKARQKLAAAAAK; translated from the coding sequence ATGCCAGAGCATCAAACTACTGACGACACCGATCACCAGCGCCGGGTGGTACTCCAGGCTGCCGGATTCGCGATGGTCGGCGGGCTGGCGGCCGCGACCAGTACCACCGCGGACGCCGCACCGTATGGGCGTGCGCCGGGTAACGCTGCGACGGATGGCGCGCCGCTCGGTGCGCGGTTGCAGGGCGTGCAGCATTTCGGGCTCACCGTGCAGAGCATGGACCGTGCCTATGCGTTCTACACCGACGTGCTCGGCGGCACGGAAGTGATGCGCGATGGCGATTTCCAGGGCGAGCGCATCCACAACACGCTGCTGACCGACCAGGAGATCGAGGCGCGCGTGCGCCGGGTCAATCCGCGCACGCTGGGTATTCCGGACCTCAAAGGCGGCGCGCAGCGCCTCGACGTGCGCTTCATCCAGTTCGACAACGTGGTGATCGAACTACTGCAGTACCGCGACGCCACGCAGTCGGCCGGCAGCGGCGCCGCCTTCGCCGAGCCGCTCGACCACATGAGTCCCGCATTTCCGCGAATGATGCACATCTGCTTCCACATCCGCGATGACGTCGACTTCAACAAATTCATCGCCGACCTCGAAGCCGAATCCGCGCGGCGCGGCATGCCGCAGGTCCGGGCCAATCGCGTGCTCACGGTGACCACCGAGCAGGAGCGGCTGGCCGCACCGCTCGACGCCAACAGCAACGGCATCACCGAAGGCAAATCGAACGGCTGGCGGCTGATCTATTGCAAGGGACCCGAAGGTGAGCAGCTCGAGTTCGTGCAGGCGCTCGGGCCGGTGAAGCGGACGTTCGATGACGCGCTCAAGGCGCGTCAGAAGCTCGCGGCCGCTGCTGCAAAATAA
- a CDS encoding carotenoid oxygenase family protein, with translation MLDSANPYLAGVHAPMRQELTLEDLPVTGTIPAALDGRYLRMGPNPMTPNPAKYHWFSGDGMIHGIRIENGRALWYRNRWIRSEKVSNALSEPRVDGPRHAFDTVNTNVVQFAGKTLGLVEAGSTPVEIGETLETLRYSDFGGTLDGSFAAHPHVDPLTGEMHGVCYDVSRRRSIRYVVVKPDGKVRREVDIPIKHGPMIHDCAFTQRFAIILDLPVTFSLLSAITRYPFPYRWKASHAARVGLLPREGEARDIIWCPIDPCYVFHAVNSYDAADGTVVLDVIVHDRMFSRIKAGPDSQRAGFERWVLDPATQKVERTVIDPTPQEFPRPDERRLGQPYRYAYTMAMTGWFLGSGLFKHDLEKRTRQFHDFGSHRHPCEFMFVPAHAGAEEDEGWLFGFVIDAKERTTDLVILDARNFEGAPQASIRIPHVVPPGFHGNWLQDA, from the coding sequence ATGCTCGACTCCGCAAATCCCTATCTAGCCGGCGTTCACGCGCCGATGCGTCAGGAGCTGACGCTGGAGGATCTGCCCGTCACTGGCACCATACCTGCCGCGCTCGACGGCCGGTACTTGCGCATGGGCCCGAATCCGATGACGCCGAATCCGGCGAAGTACCACTGGTTCTCGGGCGACGGAATGATCCATGGAATCCGCATCGAAAACGGCCGGGCGCTCTGGTATCGCAATCGCTGGATCCGCTCGGAGAAGGTGAGCAACGCGCTGAGTGAACCACGCGTCGATGGCCCTCGTCATGCGTTCGACACGGTCAATACCAATGTCGTGCAGTTTGCGGGGAAGACGCTCGGGCTGGTCGAAGCCGGCAGCACGCCGGTCGAGATCGGTGAAACGCTCGAAACGCTGCGTTACTCGGATTTCGGCGGCACGCTCGACGGCAGCTTTGCCGCGCACCCGCACGTCGATCCTCTGACCGGCGAGATGCATGGCGTCTGTTATGACGTGAGCCGCCGCCGTTCGATCCGTTACGTGGTAGTGAAACCCGACGGCAAGGTCCGGCGCGAGGTCGACATCCCGATCAAACACGGTCCGATGATCCACGACTGCGCCTTCACGCAGCGCTTCGCGATCATTCTCGATCTGCCGGTCACGTTCTCTCTGCTGTCGGCGATCACGCGTTACCCGTTTCCGTATCGCTGGAAGGCATCGCATGCCGCGCGGGTCGGGCTGTTGCCGCGCGAAGGCGAGGCACGCGACATCATCTGGTGCCCGATCGATCCGTGTTACGTGTTCCATGCCGTCAACAGCTACGACGCGGCTGATGGCACCGTCGTCCTGGATGTCATCGTTCACGACCGGATGTTCTCCAGGATCAAGGCGGGACCGGACTCGCAACGCGCCGGCTTCGAACGCTGGGTCCTCGATCCGGCGACGCAGAAAGTCGAACGCACGGTCATAGATCCCACTCCGCAGGAGTTTCCGCGTCCCGATGAACGGCGTCTGGGTCAGCCCTATCGCTACGCATACACGATGGCGATGACCGGCTGGTTCCTGGGCTCAGGCCTGTTCAAGCACGACCTGGAAAAACGCACGCGGCAGTTCCACGACTTCGGCTCGCATCGGCATCCCTGCGAATTCATGTTCGTACCTGCGCATGCGGGTGCTGAAGAGGACGAGGGCTGGCTGTTCGGCTTCGTCATCGATGCGAAGGAACGAACCACGGATCTCGTCATTCTCGATGCACGCAATTTCGAAGGCGCGCCGCAGGCCAGCATCCGTATTCCGCACGTCGTGCCGCCGGGCTTTCATGGCAACTGGCTGCAGGACGCTTGA
- a CDS encoding putative quinol monooxygenase, which produces MRLLSVVLSVPVAMMAAAVLAAPAATKAGTGIRYAEIPGGAYAVVAEVRAKPGKERELRDATLSLVAKVRAEPNNLLYFLHEDREAPGHFVFYEIFASQADFEAHNATPHVQAWFAKLPELADGGVKVVRMEILGNLTGDRS; this is translated from the coding sequence ATGCGTCTTCTATCTGTGGTCCTGTCGGTGCCGGTCGCGATGATGGCGGCCGCTGTCCTTGCTGCGCCAGCCGCGACGAAGGCGGGTACTGGTATTCGTTATGCCGAAATCCCGGGCGGCGCGTATGCGGTGGTCGCCGAAGTTCGCGCCAAGCCAGGCAAGGAGCGGGAGCTGCGTGATGCCACGCTCTCGCTGGTTGCGAAGGTCCGCGCCGAGCCTAACAACCTGCTGTATTTCCTGCACGAAGATCGCGAGGCGCCGGGACACTTCGTGTTCTACGAAATTTTCGCCAGCCAGGCGGATTTCGAAGCGCACAACGCGACTCCTCATGTACAGGCCTGGTTCGCCAAGCTGCCCGAGCTCGCCGACGGTGGAGTGAAGGTCGTGCGCATGGAAATCCTGGGCAACCTCACTGGAGACAGATCGTGA
- a CDS encoding alpha/beta hydrolase — MGAGSAVVTAGPGDKRTTVVLVHGAFVDGSGWAGVHRILRNDGYQVIVVQNPTTSLADDVAVTRRAIAAAEGDVILVGHSYGGVVITEAGNDPKVSALVYVAAFAPDQGESVSALNANAPPGAPALPILPPIDGYLLLDKTKFPAVFAADVAPDVARFMADSQVPWSVQALEGKISSPAWKTKPSWYLIPQDDRVIPPAAQRGMAGRAHATIREIAGSHAVYVANPVAIAALLEEVLIGKRS, encoded by the coding sequence ATGGGTGCCGGATCTGCAGTCGTCACCGCCGGCCCTGGAGACAAGCGGACGACCGTGGTTCTGGTCCACGGCGCGTTCGTCGATGGATCCGGATGGGCCGGCGTACATCGCATCCTGCGCAACGATGGTTATCAGGTGATCGTCGTCCAGAACCCGACGACTTCGCTGGCGGATGACGTCGCCGTCACGCGAAGAGCCATCGCCGCTGCCGAAGGCGATGTCATCCTCGTGGGCCATTCGTATGGTGGAGTGGTCATCACCGAGGCGGGCAACGATCCCAAGGTTTCGGCACTCGTTTATGTCGCCGCGTTTGCGCCCGATCAGGGCGAATCGGTTTCGGCGTTGAACGCCAATGCGCCGCCCGGTGCGCCGGCTCTGCCGATCCTTCCACCGATCGACGGCTATCTGCTTCTCGACAAGACGAAGTTCCCGGCGGTGTTCGCGGCGGACGTGGCACCGGACGTCGCGCGTTTCATGGCGGACTCGCAGGTTCCATGGAGCGTGCAGGCACTCGAGGGCAAGATCAGCAGTCCGGCGTGGAAGACCAAGCCGAGCTGGTACCTGATTCCGCAGGACGACAGGGTCATTCCGCCCGCCGCGCAACGTGGCATGGCCGGGCGCGCACACGCGACGATTCGCGAAATCGCCGGCAGCCATGCGGTCTATGTGGCCAATCCGGTTGCCATCGCCGCGCTGCTCGAAGAAGTATTGATCGGGAAAAGGAGCTGA
- a CDS encoding putative porin, whose amino-acid sequence MQQISHPAARAAIGLFLGLTCCSQAWSQTADVSSQIAELRAEQAQIAELQRRNEEKLQRLEALLAAQAPSIAAKAPNAPLVTAAPSAADTQPRLAVGGDLRLRTQGDYANSARDRESGQLRARLGATFALNDTVSLGARLVTGDADDPNSTDVQLSNFDDDLQVSFDLAYAQLNFGDLKIYGGKIPQPFARSDLVWDGDVNPQGASATYRHAFANGSAFRTNGLLFIVDERAAASDSTMVGAQVGYDTAVFGHWKFDASAAYYDYRLGSIAGGDSGDFRSNLLDANGNYLSDFNLADLLVGATWAGAGPRWPLRILGDYVRNTGARTDEDSGFGVDLTVGRASQPRDWRVTYGYSVAETDSVLAAFSNDNIALGTNYRLQALTFDFVPSPKTLLSAIWYHYQPYHVASTADDSWIDRLRLMFLMNF is encoded by the coding sequence ATGCAACAGATTTCACATCCTGCGGCACGCGCCGCGATCGGACTTTTCCTCGGGCTAACATGCTGCTCGCAGGCATGGTCCCAGACCGCCGACGTGTCGTCGCAGATTGCCGAGCTGCGCGCCGAGCAGGCGCAGATCGCCGAATTGCAGCGACGCAACGAGGAGAAGCTGCAGCGGTTGGAAGCGTTGCTGGCGGCGCAGGCCCCTTCGATTGCGGCCAAGGCGCCAAACGCTCCGCTAGTAACCGCGGCGCCTTCCGCCGCCGACACCCAACCTCGGCTGGCAGTGGGCGGCGACCTTCGCCTGCGTACGCAAGGTGACTATGCCAACAGCGCGAGGGATCGTGAAAGCGGACAGCTGCGTGCACGCCTGGGCGCGACGTTCGCGCTGAACGATACGGTCTCGCTCGGAGCGCGACTCGTCACCGGCGATGCCGACGATCCCAACAGCACCGATGTGCAGTTGTCGAACTTCGACGACGACCTGCAGGTCAGCTTCGACCTCGCGTACGCGCAATTGAATTTCGGCGACCTCAAGATCTACGGCGGAAAGATTCCGCAACCGTTCGCGCGGAGCGATCTGGTGTGGGACGGCGATGTGAATCCACAGGGCGCGAGCGCCACCTATCGTCACGCCTTCGCGAATGGCAGTGCGTTCCGCACCAACGGGCTGCTGTTCATCGTGGATGAACGCGCAGCGGCGTCGGACAGCACGATGGTCGGCGCGCAGGTCGGATACGACACCGCGGTCTTCGGACATTGGAAATTCGACGCCTCGGCGGCGTACTACGACTATCGGCTCGGAAGTATTGCCGGGGGCGACAGCGGAGACTTCCGCTCGAACCTGCTGGACGCCAACGGCAACTATCTATCCGATTTCAACCTGGCGGATTTGTTGGTCGGCGCCACATGGGCGGGTGCCGGGCCGCGCTGGCCGTTGAGGATCCTGGGCGACTACGTCCGCAACACCGGCGCGCGCACCGACGAGGACAGCGGCTTCGGAGTCGACCTCACCGTCGGTCGCGCCAGCCAGCCGCGCGACTGGCGCGTGACGTATGGATATTCGGTGGCGGAGACCGATTCGGTGCTCGCGGCCTTCTCCAACGACAACATCGCACTCGGCACGAACTACCGGCTGCAGGCGCTGACCTTCGACTTCGTTCCGAGCCCGAAGACATTGCTGAGCGCCATCTGGTACCACTACCAGCCGTATCACGTCGCGAGCACCGCCGACGATTCGTGGATCGATCGCTTGCGCCTCATGTTCCTGATGAATTTCTGA
- a CDS encoding Lrp/AsnC family transcriptional regulator, with translation MIGPQDKKATTTSFEEVDQIDLKIMEVLQQDARITNQALADRVALSPSACLRRVRDLETRGLISAYRAQIQVDRISSVMAVIAQISFSQHSIKNLQEFDDCIEAIPEIVESFRVSGNIDYMLRVVVPDIHAWKRIMTVLVNGGFGVEKITSHFLLDQIKTFKGYKLLRKSGQSS, from the coding sequence ATGATCGGCCCGCAAGACAAGAAGGCCACGACGACGAGTTTCGAAGAGGTCGATCAGATCGACCTCAAGATCATGGAGGTGCTGCAGCAGGATGCGCGCATCACCAATCAGGCGCTCGCGGATCGGGTGGCGCTGTCACCCAGCGCCTGCCTGCGGCGCGTGCGGGATCTCGAGACGCGCGGTCTCATCAGCGCGTACCGCGCGCAGATCCAGGTGGACCGAATCAGCAGCGTCATGGCCGTGATCGCGCAGATCTCCTTCTCACAACATTCGATCAAGAACCTGCAGGAGTTCGACGACTGCATCGAGGCGATTCCCGAGATCGTCGAGTCCTTCCGGGTGAGCGGCAACATCGACTACATGCTGCGGGTGGTCGTGCCGGACATCCACGCCTGGAAAAGAATCATGACCGTGCTGGTGAACGGCGGGTTCGGCGTGGAAAAAATCACCTCGCACTTCCTGCTGGACCAGATCAAGACGTTCAAGGGATACAAGCTGCTGCGCAAATCCGGCCAGAGCAGCTGA
- a CDS encoding alpha/beta hydrolase fold domain-containing protein has translation MSERFEPRNSDDIRALVKQQPLAWVVSGAPGSQHATPLPVQLECDDDGAPRKLLGHFARRNPQVRALAAGARATVLLIGPHGYISPSWFRDRTRAPTWNYASVVFDVEIEFHDERGAADRLLAGLVTQMEENRPGAWRSEELGARYEQLATGIVGFEARILATRSCFKLGQDERDSEFADILRALDIAGEKPLADWMRAFGESRPATAMPASQPPPRPLDREIKLFIDDVIAKGRELTAGRTLTWPQRREICEQTRAPWTRGGPVIAETRNVVAETTAGPVALRIHDPAPGQAKPVFVFLHGGGWSMFSLDTHDRVMREFAHRSGMAVIGVDYALSPEARYPAALNQVVAVLHWLYETGGTLGLDGNRIALGGDSAGANLSMGAALRLRDSGHANLVKAVLSMYGGSTPDCSPVSRQRYGTEQDMLTATEVDTFWDNYIGAVGDRRDPYAVTALAPLQGLPPVFLVIAECDILAEQNLLMAGRLLEAGVQIKAKVYPGAPHSFIEAVAVSRIANEAIDDGVAFLRSVLLQDRVARVQVA, from the coding sequence ATGAGCGAACGATTCGAACCCCGCAACTCCGACGACATTCGTGCGCTGGTGAAGCAGCAGCCGCTGGCATGGGTCGTTTCCGGCGCGCCGGGCTCGCAGCATGCGACGCCGCTGCCGGTGCAGCTGGAATGTGATGACGACGGCGCACCCCGGAAGTTGTTAGGCCATTTCGCCCGCAGGAATCCGCAGGTGCGCGCGCTCGCCGCGGGCGCCCGGGCCACGGTCCTGCTGATCGGCCCGCACGGCTACATTTCCCCATCGTGGTTTCGCGACCGCACGCGCGCGCCGACCTGGAATTACGCGTCCGTGGTCTTCGATGTCGAAATCGAGTTCCACGACGAGCGCGGCGCTGCCGATCGGCTGCTCGCCGGATTGGTCACGCAAATGGAAGAGAATCGCCCCGGTGCGTGGCGTAGCGAAGAATTGGGAGCGCGCTACGAGCAACTGGCGACAGGCATCGTCGGCTTCGAGGCGCGCATCCTGGCGACGCGCAGTTGTTTCAAGCTGGGCCAGGACGAACGTGACAGCGAGTTCGCAGACATCCTGCGGGCGCTGGATATCGCGGGCGAGAAGCCGCTGGCTGACTGGATGCGCGCCTTCGGCGAATCCCGCCCGGCTACCGCGATGCCCGCGAGTCAGCCGCCGCCGCGACCGCTCGATCGGGAAATCAAACTATTCATCGATGACGTGATCGCCAAGGGGCGCGAACTCACCGCGGGCCGGACGCTCACATGGCCGCAGCGTCGCGAAATCTGCGAGCAGACGCGTGCGCCCTGGACACGCGGCGGCCCGGTGATCGCCGAGACTCGCAATGTGGTCGCCGAAACCACGGCCGGTCCCGTCGCTCTGCGCATCCACGATCCGGCTCCGGGTCAAGCCAAACCGGTTTTTGTTTTCCTGCATGGCGGTGGCTGGTCGATGTTCAGCCTCGACACACACGATCGCGTCATGCGCGAATTCGCGCATCGCAGCGGCATGGCCGTGATCGGCGTCGACTACGCGCTCTCGCCCGAAGCGCGGTATCCGGCCGCGCTGAATCAAGTCGTCGCCGTGCTGCATTGGCTGTACGAGACGGGCGGTACGCTCGGGCTCGACGGCAATCGAATCGCCCTCGGCGGCGACTCCGCGGGTGCCAATCTTTCGATGGGTGCCGCGCTGCGGCTGCGCGATTCGGGTCACGCAAATCTGGTGAAGGCCGTCTTGAGCATGTACGGAGGTTCAACGCCGGACTGCTCGCCCGTGTCACGGCAACGATACGGTACCGAGCAGGACATGCTGACCGCCACGGAAGTCGACACTTTCTGGGACAACTACATCGGCGCCGTCGGCGACCGGCGCGATCCGTACGCCGTGACCGCGCTCGCGCCGCTGCAGGGATTGCCGCCCGTGTTCCTGGTGATCGCCGAGTGCGACATCCTGGCGGAACAGAATCTGCTGATGGCGGGTCGTTTGCTCGAAGCAGGCGTGCAGATCAAGGCGAAGGTGTACCCGGGAGCGCCGCACAGTTTCATCGAGGCGGTTGCCGTCTCGCGGATCGCCAATGAGGCGATCGACGATGGGGTCGCCTTCCTGCGCTCGGTGCTGCTGCAGGACCGGGTCGCGCGCGTGCAAGTTGCTTGA
- a CDS encoding hydroxymethylglutaryl-CoA reductase, degradative, with protein MMNDSRLPNFRSLSPAQRLHALAESGFVSAADVELLASPGALPGAAADGMIENVIGTFELPLAVASNFRINGKDVVVPMVVEEPSIVAAASFMAKLARESGGFFTSSSLPLMRSQIQLVGVTDPYGARQAILRARAELIELANSRDKVLIGLGGGCRDIEVHVFPATPRGPMVVTHLIVDVRDAMGANTVNTMAEAVATRIESLTGGSVRLRILSNLADLRLARASVRASPAVLATSEFSGERVIDGMLDAYTFALVDPYRAATHNKGIMNGIDPVVVATGNDWRAVEAGAHAYAARGGRYTSLTTWERAGNGDLVGTIEMPMPVGLVGGATKTHPLARVALRILQVKTAQELAEIIVAVGLAQNMGAMRALATEGIQRGHMALHARNIVVAAGAVGTEVDSIVKSMVEKRDVRMDLAVELLARARK; from the coding sequence ATCATGAACGATTCCCGGCTGCCAAATTTCCGCTCGCTGAGCCCTGCACAGCGCCTGCATGCGCTCGCGGAGTCTGGCTTCGTGTCGGCCGCCGACGTCGAACTACTCGCGAGTCCCGGCGCGCTGCCGGGCGCCGCCGCGGATGGGATGATCGAGAACGTCATCGGTACCTTCGAACTGCCGCTGGCGGTGGCCAGCAACTTCCGCATCAATGGCAAGGATGTCGTCGTGCCGATGGTGGTGGAGGAACCGTCGATTGTCGCCGCGGCGTCCTTCATGGCGAAACTTGCGCGCGAGTCCGGGGGATTCTTCACGTCGAGCTCGCTGCCGTTGATGCGATCGCAGATTCAGCTGGTCGGCGTGACGGATCCGTACGGCGCGCGGCAGGCGATCCTGCGCGCGCGGGCCGAGTTGATCGAGCTGGCAAACAGCCGAGACAAAGTCCTCATCGGTCTCGGTGGTGGCTGCAGGGACATCGAAGTCCATGTCTTTCCTGCGACGCCGCGCGGTCCGATGGTCGTCACGCACCTGATCGTGGACGTGCGTGACGCGATGGGTGCGAACACCGTGAACACGATGGCGGAAGCCGTCGCCACGAGGATCGAGAGCCTCACGGGAGGTTCGGTTCGCCTGCGCATCCTGTCCAACCTTGCCGACCTCAGGCTCGCCAGGGCGAGTGTGCGCGCATCGCCCGCGGTTCTCGCCACGTCAGAATTTTCCGGTGAACGCGTGATCGACGGAATGCTCGATGCCTACACGTTCGCCCTCGTGGATCCCTATCGCGCCGCCACGCACAACAAGGGGATCATGAACGGCATCGATCCGGTGGTCGTTGCCACCGGCAACGACTGGCGGGCGGTCGAGGCGGGCGCGCATGCCTACGCGGCGCGCGGGGGCCGCTACACGTCACTAACTACCTGGGAGCGAGCCGGCAACGGTGACCTGGTCGGCACCATCGAGATGCCGATGCCGGTCGGGCTGGTGGGCGGCGCGACCAAAACCCATCCGCTGGCGCGCGTGGCGTTGCGGATCCTGCAGGTGAAGACGGCGCAGGAGCTGGCCGAGATCATCGTGGCCGTCGGGCTCGCGCAGAACATGGGCGCGATGCGGGCGCTGGCCACCGAAGGAATCCAGCGCGGGCACATGGCGCTGCATGCCCGCAACATCGTCGTGGCGGCGGGCGCGGTCGGCACCGAGGTGGATTCAATCGTCAAAAGCATGGTCGAGAAGCGCGACGTCCGGATGGACCTGGCCGTCGAACTACTGGCGCGGGCGCGCAAGTGA